One genomic window of Arvicola amphibius chromosome 4, mArvAmp1.2, whole genome shotgun sequence includes the following:
- the Rab8a gene encoding ras-related protein Rab-8A, which yields MAKTYDYLFKLLLIGDSGVGKTCVLFRFSEDAFNSTFISTIGIDFKIRTIELDGKRIKLQIWDTAGQERFRTITTAYYRGAMGIMLVYDITNEKSFDNIRNWIRNIEEHASADVEKMILGNKCDVNDKRQVSKERGEKLALDYGIKFMETSAKANINVENAFFTLARDIKAKMDKKLEGNSPQGSSHGVKITVEQQKRTSFFRCSLL from the exons ATGGCGAAGACCTACGATTACCTGTTCAAGCTGCTGCTGATCGGGGACTCGGGGGTGGGGAAGACCTGTGTCCTGTTCCGCTTCTCCGAGGACGCCTTCAACTCCACGTTCATCTCCACCATAG gcATTGACTTTAAAATTAGGACCATAGAGCTCGATGGCAAGAGGATTAAGCTACAGATATG GGACACGGCTGGCCAGGAGCGGTTTAGGACGATCACGACAGCCTACTACAGAGGCGCCATG GGTATCATGCTGGTCTATGACATTACCAATGAGAAGTCCTTCGACAACATCCGGAATTGGATTCGGAACATTGAAGAG CATGCCTCTGCAGATGTGGAGAAGATGATCCTGGGGAATAAGTGTGACGTGAACGACAAGAGACAGGTGTCCAAGGAGCGGGGAGAAAAG CTGGCACTCGACTATGGGATCAAGTTCATGGAGACCAGTGCGAAGGCCAACATCAACGTGGAGAAT GCATTTTTCACTCTCGCCAGGGATATCAAAGCAAAAATGGACAAAAAATTG GAAGGGAACAGTCCGCAGGGGAGCAGCCATGGGGTCAAGATCACAGTAGAGCAGCAGAAGAGGACCAGCTTCTTCCGGTGCAGCCTCCTGTGA